The Cellulophaga sp. L1A9 genome window below encodes:
- the rfbC gene encoding dTDP-4-dehydrorhamnose 3,5-epimerase — MQVKETYLKGCFVLDPKVFEDDRGYFFESFNENQFTELTGNKAHFVQDNQSYSTKGVIRAIHYQIGHHAQAKLVRVIKGRVLDVAVDLREGSPTFGEHFAIELSEENKKQLFIPRGFGHGFSVLSETAEFFYKCDNFYNKESEGGIIYNDPTLQIDWKVSVNHINVSKKDLELPTLQNAKL; from the coding sequence ATGCAAGTAAAAGAAACCTACTTAAAAGGCTGTTTCGTGCTAGATCCAAAAGTTTTTGAAGATGATCGTGGCTATTTTTTCGAAAGTTTTAACGAGAACCAATTTACCGAATTAACAGGAAATAAAGCGCACTTTGTTCAAGACAATCAATCCTACTCAACTAAAGGAGTCATAAGAGCTATTCATTACCAAATAGGACATCATGCTCAAGCAAAATTAGTACGTGTTATTAAAGGAAGAGTTCTAGATGTTGCAGTAGATTTAAGAGAAGGCTCTCCAACATTTGGAGAACACTTTGCAATAGAGCTATCTGAAGAAAATAAAAAGCAATTATTTATACCAAGAGGTTTTGGTCATGGATTCTCAGTTTTAAGTGAAACAGCTGAATTTTTTTATAAATGTGACAACTTTTACAACAAAGAATCTGAAGGTGGAATAATTTATAATGACCCGACTCTACAGATAGATTGGAAAGTAAGTGTAAATCATATTAATGTTTCCAAAAAGGACCTGGAATTACCTACATTACAAAATGCCAAACTTTAA
- a CDS encoding cytidylyltransferase domain-containing protein, with protein MITAFLPCRAGSERIPNKNTKDFAGIKGGLLKIKIEQLVEVKLIDKLLISTNDTQVIKIAQSFKNKKIIIDKRPEHLTLSSTSTDEVINYVPNIINAGHVVWTHVTSPFFNTDNYTSAIQEYLSGIENKTHDSLMSVNKIQNFLWGENGSFNYDSKIEKWPRTQTLNKLYEINSGVFINSIENYVKYQNRIGNSPKYFESPGLSSFDIDWPDDFTLGELIFKSLNK; from the coding sequence ATGATTACAGCATTTTTACCTTGTAGGGCTGGTAGCGAAAGAATACCCAACAAAAACACTAAAGATTTTGCCGGGATTAAAGGGGGACTTCTTAAAATTAAGATAGAACAATTAGTTGAGGTTAAATTAATAGACAAATTATTAATATCAACCAATGATACGCAAGTAATTAAAATAGCGCAATCCTTTAAAAACAAAAAAATAATCATTGATAAAAGACCAGAACATTTAACTTTGTCATCAACTAGCACGGATGAAGTAATTAATTATGTTCCAAATATAATTAATGCTGGACATGTAGTTTGGACACATGTAACTTCCCCTTTCTTTAACACTGATAATTATACAAGTGCAATTCAAGAGTATTTGTCCGGAATTGAAAACAAAACCCACGACAGTTTAATGTCTGTAAATAAAATTCAGAACTTTCTATGGGGTGAAAACGGAAGTTTTAATTATGATAGTAAAATAGAAAAGTGGCCAAGAACACAAACTCTAAATAAATTATACGAAATTAATAGTGGTGTTTTTATAAATTCAATTGAGAATTACGTAAAATATCAAAACAGAATTGGCAATTCTCCAAAATATTTTGAATCACCTGGATTATCTTCATTTGATATTGATTGGCCCGATGATTTTACACTTGGAGAATTGATTTTTAAATCATTGAATAAATGA
- a CDS encoding acyltransferase — protein sequence MKIFKVNFSQERIFGLDLLRFLAIIMVILSHGRHLLNSLKIPTEFMSIGGFWGVELFFVLSGFLIGGILIKIYDNGESFNKTVLINFWKRRWFRTLPNYYLILLLNIIIAISLKSFDFSDWRNYAFIIFFQNFVTQHPHFFEEAWSLAVEEWFYLSFPIILYCLTRFIKGIKNKKNLLLVSILSIFIVCLLLRIYSALELNPNWDSGIRKITPLRLDSILTGVFFAWLKFYYRTKFNKYRLPMLFFSFFLIIFSCYIYFNDVMNNGLNYSSIFSKTFYFSITSIGFGLLLPFSSYNKAKRPTTLINKSITLISLISYSMYLIHFSFILKGMNLFTNHNTNLFTGIIYFIFYLSSTILLSILLFKYFENPMTYLRDHTSNEKNLFLKIKDFYKMAVIELKKNIN from the coding sequence ATGAAAATTTTTAAAGTTAATTTTTCACAAGAACGAATTTTCGGATTAGATCTATTACGTTTTTTAGCAATTATAATGGTAATTTTATCACATGGCAGACACCTTCTAAATTCATTGAAAATACCCACTGAGTTTATGTCGATTGGTGGTTTTTGGGGTGTTGAATTATTTTTTGTTTTAAGCGGTTTTTTAATAGGAGGTATTTTAATAAAAATATATGACAATGGGGAATCCTTCAATAAAACTGTACTAATCAATTTTTGGAAAAGACGATGGTTTAGAACCTTACCAAACTACTATTTAATTTTACTCTTAAATATAATCATAGCAATATCACTAAAATCATTTGATTTTAGTGATTGGAGAAACTATGCATTTATAATTTTTTTTCAAAATTTCGTTACTCAACATCCACATTTTTTTGAAGAAGCCTGGAGTTTAGCTGTAGAGGAGTGGTTTTACTTAAGTTTTCCAATAATACTCTACTGCTTAACCAGATTTATTAAGGGGATAAAAAACAAAAAAAACCTTTTATTAGTTTCAATATTAAGCATTTTTATAGTTTGCCTTCTTCTACGTATATATTCAGCATTAGAACTAAATCCTAATTGGGATTCAGGAATAAGAAAAATAACTCCATTAAGACTAGACTCTATATTGACAGGAGTATTTTTCGCTTGGTTAAAATTTTATTACAGAACGAAATTTAATAAATACCGATTACCAATGCTGTTTTTTAGCTTTTTTCTCATTATTTTTTCTTGTTATATATATTTTAACGACGTAATGAATAATGGACTAAATTATTCTTCAATTTTCAGCAAGACATTTTACTTTTCTATAACAAGTATTGGGTTTGGTCTATTATTGCCATTTTCAAGCTACAACAAAGCAAAAAGACCTACAACTTTAATAAATAAATCAATCACACTTATATCATTAATATCGTATTCAATGTATCTAATACATTTTTCTTTTATTCTAAAGGGTATGAATCTATTTACCAACCATAATACAAACCTTTTTACAGGTATAATTTACTTTATTTTTTATTTATCTTCCACAATTCTTTTATCCATACTTCTCTTCAAATATTTCGAAAACCCAATGACCTATTTAAGAGACCATACTTCTAATGAGAAAAATCTGTTCTTAAAAATTAAGGATTTTTATAAAATGGCGGTTATTGAACTAAAAAAAAATATTAATTAA
- a CDS encoding aldolase catalytic domain-containing protein produces the protein MSIKNKKFQILDCTLRDGGYYTNWDFDRSLVDDYCTAMEDLPIDYVEIGYRSTTLNGYLGEYFYCPDYLMKDLKSKMPNKKLVIILDEKNIKESDINKLMEPCKPYISLVRLAVSPLRVKNAVKLAIAIKKLGFEVAFNVMYMSDWKNNPEFIESLHELNDHIDYFYMVDSFGAVLPNDVIDILNIIKPKLTVPIGFHGHNNLEMALINSLTAIENGVELIDCTITGMGRGAGNLRTELFLTYLNSIDNKDIKFFHLGKTVSNFETLKKSYEWGTNLPYMFSGAYSLPQKQVMEWVGMNRYPISNIVNALNNQKEDVKDNLKLPKLDTQHKFKKAIILGGGDSVIKIDKALEAYLKQSENTCIIHAGVKHVEKYINNEIKQFYALVGFESEKLLKQLGNKQLVSQICIYPPYPRKMGTIILDKIKNISFELDKLNFTQSSEDSPMVVAVQAAIDLGVEEILLAGFDGYNMDKIDQTQFNLANENQSIINDVVKLEKITTKSITPTKYKNLETTSIFNYL, from the coding sequence ATGTCAATAAAAAATAAAAAATTTCAGATTCTTGATTGCACTTTGAGAGATGGGGGTTATTATACAAATTGGGACTTTGACAGATCGTTGGTAGATGATTATTGTACTGCCATGGAAGATTTGCCAATAGACTACGTTGAAATAGGTTACAGAAGTACTACACTCAATGGTTATCTAGGAGAATATTTTTATTGTCCCGATTATTTAATGAAGGATCTAAAATCCAAAATGCCAAACAAAAAACTAGTAATAATACTAGATGAAAAAAACATAAAAGAATCAGATATTAATAAACTAATGGAGCCTTGTAAACCATACATTAGTTTAGTTAGGTTAGCAGTAAGTCCACTAAGGGTTAAAAATGCCGTAAAACTTGCCATTGCAATTAAAAAGTTAGGATTTGAGGTTGCTTTTAATGTAATGTATATGTCAGACTGGAAAAACAATCCAGAATTCATTGAATCACTTCATGAACTGAATGATCACATAGACTATTTCTACATGGTCGATTCTTTTGGTGCTGTTCTTCCTAATGATGTTATAGATATCCTAAATATAATTAAACCTAAATTAACAGTTCCTATTGGTTTTCATGGGCACAACAACTTAGAAATGGCACTGATCAATTCCTTAACAGCAATAGAAAATGGGGTCGAGCTTATAGATTGCACAATTACGGGAATGGGAAGAGGAGCAGGAAATCTAAGAACTGAACTATTCTTGACATATTTAAATAGTATTGATAACAAAGACATTAAGTTTTTTCATTTAGGTAAAACAGTATCTAATTTTGAAACACTTAAAAAAAGCTATGAGTGGGGAACAAATCTTCCGTACATGTTCTCAGGAGCTTATTCATTACCTCAAAAACAAGTTATGGAATGGGTTGGAATGAACAGATACCCGATTAGTAATATTGTAAATGCTTTAAATAATCAGAAAGAGGATGTCAAAGACAATTTAAAATTACCAAAACTAGATACTCAGCATAAATTTAAAAAAGCAATAATACTTGGTGGAGGTGATTCTGTTATTAAAATAGATAAGGCCTTAGAAGCCTATCTAAAGCAATCAGAGAATACTTGTATTATACACGCAGGTGTTAAACATGTTGAAAAATATATAAATAATGAAATTAAACAATTTTACGCTTTAGTTGGTTTTGAAAGCGAAAAACTACTTAAACAATTGGGAAACAAGCAACTAGTTTCGCAGATTTGTATATACCCACCATATCCTAGAAAAATGGGAACAATAATTCTCGATAAGATAAAAAATATTAGTTTCGAATTAGATAAATTAAATTTTACACAAAGTTCAGAAGATTCACCAATGGTTGTAGCGGTCCAAGCAGCCATAGACTTGGGGGTAGAAGAAATACTATTAGCAGGATTCGATGGCTATAACATGGATAAAATTGATCAAACTCAATTTAATTTAGCTAATGAAAATCAATCCATCATAAATGACGTGGTAAAATTGGAGAAAATAACCACAAAATCAATTACCCCGACAAAATATAAAAATTTAGAAACTACATCAATTTTCAACTATTTATAA
- a CDS encoding flippase: protein MSETKKTYFFNSAWMLAEKLIRMIAAILTSILFARYLGPSQFGNLNYAIAFVSIFIPFSEFGMSSILVRDYIIHKNKKKIILGTSFYLLLLFSFLSFVVLNIINLTIDEDQTISYWILLYSFILFAKPLDVIDFYFQSEVKAKISSICKTISILITLLLKFIIVAFNFPIIYIVYVLVLEFILLALFYLITFWKIENIKFTKYFDLKIFKDLIRSAWPIVLSALSVILYMRIDQIMLKQMVSAEELGLYSSAIRIYEGYVSLIIVVSLSMMPAILALKHKSEKEYTAGFTKLFSYVFWGNNLIALIMTFIGPILITFLYGEEYNGAQLVFSIIFWASSFASLGSVTARYLIVEKKEKKQATRTIVALTCNILLNLIIIPKYGKEGAAITTIISLFIGNYLIDYFDKDLKKLLRIKNNAIRFNFK, encoded by the coding sequence ATGTCTGAAACAAAAAAAACTTATTTTTTCAATTCAGCCTGGATGCTGGCCGAGAAATTGATAAGGATGATAGCTGCAATCTTAACTTCAATACTGTTTGCTAGATATTTGGGTCCGTCCCAATTTGGAAATTTGAACTATGCAATAGCCTTTGTATCCATATTTATTCCATTCTCAGAATTTGGCATGTCTTCAATTTTAGTCAGAGACTATATAATTCATAAGAACAAAAAAAAAATAATTTTAGGCACTTCATTTTACTTGTTGCTATTGTTTTCTTTTTTATCATTTGTAGTTTTAAATATCATAAACCTAACCATTGACGAGGATCAAACTATTAGTTACTGGATATTATTATATTCCTTTATACTATTTGCTAAGCCACTTGATGTTATAGATTTCTACTTTCAGTCAGAAGTTAAAGCCAAAATTTCTTCTATATGTAAAACAATTTCGATACTGATTACATTACTTTTAAAATTTATCATTGTTGCATTCAACTTTCCAATAATATATATTGTTTATGTACTAGTACTCGAATTTATTCTTTTAGCACTTTTTTACCTTATTACTTTTTGGAAAATAGAAAATATAAAATTTACAAAATATTTTGATTTAAAAATATTCAAAGATTTGATTCGTAGCGCTTGGCCAATTGTGTTATCCGCGTTGTCTGTAATACTTTATATGAGAATTGACCAAATAATGCTCAAACAAATGGTTAGTGCTGAAGAATTGGGTCTATACTCATCTGCCATTCGTATTTACGAAGGTTATGTTTCTCTAATAATTGTAGTTTCATTATCAATGATGCCCGCAATTTTAGCCCTCAAGCACAAATCAGAAAAAGAATATACAGCTGGTTTTACTAAATTATTTAGTTATGTATTTTGGGGAAATAATTTAATTGCGCTCATAATGACCTTTATTGGACCAATACTAATAACGTTTTTATATGGTGAGGAGTACAATGGCGCACAATTGGTGTTTTCAATAATATTTTGGGCCTCTTCTTTTGCATCTTTGGGTTCCGTGACTGCTAGGTACCTAATTGTAGAAAAAAAAGAAAAAAAACAAGCAACCAGAACAATTGTGGCATTAACATGTAATATATTACTAAATTTAATCATAATTCCAAAATATGGTAAAGAAGGAGCTGCGATAACAACAATTATATCATTATTTATAGGTAATTATTTGATTGATTACTTTGATAAAGATTTAAAGAAATTATTAAGAATTAAAAATAACGCTATTCGGTTTAATTTTAAATAA
- the rfbD gene encoding dTDP-4-dehydrorhamnose reductase, producing the protein MSNKILHILVTGANGQLGKCLKNISIEYPQYKFYFKSSSDLNITDAKQINHFFQKEKYNYCINCAAYTAVDKAENEPEKAYLVNSEAVKHLAEACKQFKSTLIHISTDFVFDGTNTTPYTEEANGAPLNVYGSSKLKGENYIQTTISKYFIIRTSWVFSEHGNNFVKTMLRLGKERNELSVVDDQIGSPTYAADLASFILHIVTNNSTNYGIYNYSNEGEISWYDFAKEIFKQKNIIIDLNTVKSKNYITPATRPLYSVMDKTKAKNNFNVKINNWKISLKECLKTFKE; encoded by the coding sequence ATGAGTAACAAAATATTACATATTTTAGTAACAGGAGCCAATGGGCAATTAGGAAAATGTTTAAAAAACATTTCTATCGAATATCCACAATATAAATTTTACTTCAAATCATCTTCTGATTTAAATATTACAGATGCAAAACAAATAAATCATTTTTTCCAAAAAGAAAAATACAATTATTGCATAAACTGTGCCGCTTATACAGCAGTTGATAAGGCTGAAAATGAGCCAGAAAAAGCTTACTTAGTAAATTCAGAAGCTGTTAAACACTTAGCAGAAGCTTGTAAGCAATTTAAAAGCACCTTAATCCACATTTCCACCGATTTTGTTTTTGACGGGACTAATACAACCCCTTATACCGAAGAGGCCAACGGTGCCCCATTAAATGTATACGGCTCATCAAAATTAAAAGGAGAAAACTACATACAAACCACAATAAGTAAATATTTTATCATTAGGACATCATGGGTTTTTTCAGAACATGGGAATAATTTTGTTAAAACCATGTTGCGTTTAGGAAAAGAAAGAAATGAATTAAGTGTTGTAGATGATCAAATTGGATCCCCAACATATGCAGCAGATCTAGCTAGTTTTATACTGCATATAGTAACAAATAATTCAACCAATTATGGAATTTATAACTATAGCAATGAAGGAGAAATAAGCTGGTATGATTTTGCTAAAGAAATATTTAAACAAAAAAATATAATAATTGATTTAAACACTGTTAAATCAAAGAATTATATAACTCCAGCTACCCGCCCACTATATAGTGTTATGGATAAAACAAAAGCTAAAAATAATTTTAATGTAAAAATCAATAATTGGAAAATTAGCTTGAAAGAATGCTTAAAAACATTTAAAGAATAA
- a CDS encoding HAD family hydrolase, which translates to MKTILWDFDGVILDSMKIRDLGFEIIFESYEAKDVKKLLEFHRINGGLSRYVKIRYFFEEILKKEVSENTIIKFASKFSEYMRAELTQKKYLIEETVNFIGQNYNKYNFHIVSGSDQNELRFLCEKLEINTFFLSIHGSPTPKIQLVKDLLTIYKYDKKEVFLIGDSINDYEAATINSIDFIGYNNEDLEKLNTIPTIF; encoded by the coding sequence ATGAAAACAATACTATGGGATTTTGATGGCGTAATTCTGGACTCTATGAAGATCAGAGATCTAGGTTTCGAAATAATTTTTGAAAGTTACGAGGCAAAGGATGTTAAAAAATTGCTTGAATTTCACAGAATAAATGGTGGACTATCTAGATATGTTAAGATAAGGTATTTTTTTGAGGAGATATTGAAAAAAGAAGTTTCTGAGAATACTATCATTAAATTTGCAAGTAAGTTTTCAGAATATATGAGGGCAGAATTAACACAAAAGAAATATTTAATAGAAGAGACTGTTAACTTCATAGGACAAAATTACAATAAATATAATTTTCACATTGTATCAGGATCAGATCAAAACGAACTACGTTTTCTGTGCGAAAAATTGGAAATAAATACTTTCTTTTTAAGCATTCATGGCTCACCTACTCCTAAAATTCAGTTAGTTAAAGATTTACTAACCATCTATAAGTACGACAAAAAAGAGGTTTTCCTTATAGGTGATTCTATAAATGATTACGAAGCAGCTACAATAAACTCAATAGACTTCATAGGGTATAACAATGAAGATTTGGAAAAATTAAATACAATTCCAACTATTTTTTAA
- a CDS encoding O-antigen ligase — protein sequence MNKSFIGSLVLAMLTAIIFNAILSSYIERKIKSDLISIEFEIESNVTFNSELYYAYKDGFKSENKIKNSSKSKDSLKFILTKNEKYITNYRLDLGNDNHPNTIQLKSILFLFNDGYIKIKDKEVYTEFFLNSEAINLTYASNIITINEGAEVFDPYIIFNPLSQTIIDHNPIKKIILLLPFIIFGIIVWKKIIPKNTILSVEDYLMIIFIICIPLKIAWTTLATLLLVAYSLYKYIRNRKLGENALVGYFLIILFLLFAIIGRPNEIQKIDHQLGIALFGIIALTLEWNSALIKDLYIKIFIILNAILITASIIFLLNFPLNFGLELTDYFIHIKTFSGNIRNFLYFDHAAFLTFFGLIGLLFLKHTKNTSKKEKILNYSYHIFLLLTIILMGVRICLIIYIILLLNILLKNKIKKPIIVNFGIFIFLALTLFLSIKKIDKTRAALWQISWEAIKEKPFLGHGIGSSDRVLHSTHLMKEHKVIIPEALNHSHNQYLTLLIEIGFIGCLTLATFILAFLFRIKLYKNITMVLFIFALSLMFLTESILQTSKPLYILCFLFLLISTNTQKPVINEN from the coding sequence ATGAATAAAAGTTTTATAGGTTCTTTAGTATTAGCGATGCTTACAGCTATTATTTTCAACGCAATATTATCATCTTATATTGAAAGAAAAATAAAATCAGATTTAATAAGCATTGAATTTGAAATAGAGTCTAACGTAACTTTTAATAGCGAACTATACTATGCATATAAAGATGGCTTCAAAAGTGAAAATAAAATAAAAAATTCAAGCAAATCAAAGGATAGCTTAAAATTTATCCTAACTAAAAATGAAAAATATATTACAAATTATAGGCTCGATCTTGGTAATGATAATCATCCAAATACCATTCAGTTAAAAAGCATTCTCTTCCTTTTTAATGACGGCTATATTAAAATTAAAGATAAGGAAGTATATACTGAATTTTTTCTAAATAGTGAAGCAATCAATCTAACCTATGCAAGCAATATAATTACAATTAACGAGGGAGCTGAGGTATTTGATCCATATATCATTTTTAATCCATTAAGTCAAACTATAATAGACCACAACCCTATTAAAAAGATTATATTATTACTTCCATTTATAATTTTTGGAATCATTGTTTGGAAAAAAATTATTCCAAAGAATACTATTTTATCGGTAGAGGATTACCTTATGATTATCTTCATTATATGTATTCCCTTAAAGATTGCATGGACGACGTTGGCAACATTATTGTTAGTAGCTTATTCCCTATATAAATACATAAGAAACCGAAAATTAGGTGAGAATGCTCTTGTGGGGTACTTCCTAATTATTCTATTTCTACTTTTTGCTATAATTGGAAGACCTAATGAAATACAAAAAATTGATCATCAATTAGGCATAGCACTATTTGGCATCATTGCTTTAACACTAGAATGGAATAGTGCATTGATAAAAGATTTATATATAAAAATCTTTATAATTTTAAATGCAATATTAATTACTGCATCAATCATTTTTTTGCTGAATTTTCCTCTTAATTTCGGATTAGAATTGACCGATTATTTCATTCATATTAAAACATTTAGTGGAAATATTAGAAATTTCCTATATTTTGATCATGCCGCATTCTTGACATTTTTTGGATTGATTGGTTTACTCTTTTTAAAACACACCAAAAACACATCAAAAAAAGAGAAAATTTTAAATTATAGTTATCATATATTTTTACTGCTTACTATAATATTAATGGGTGTACGTATTTGCTTGATTATTTATATAATACTATTACTCAATATTCTTTTAAAGAATAAAATAAAAAAACCAATAATAGTAAACTTCGGTATTTTCATATTTCTAGCCTTAACATTATTTCTTTCAATTAAAAAAATTGATAAAACAAGAGCTGCATTATGGCAAATATCATGGGAAGCAATTAAAGAGAAACCTTTTTTAGGTCACGGAATAGGATCATCTGATAGGGTATTACATAGTACACATCTAATGAAAGAACATAAGGTGATAATTCCCGAAGCCTTAAATCACTCTCACAATCAGTATTTGACATTACTAATAGAAATAGGTTTTATTGGTTGTTTAACCTTAGCTACTTTTATATTAGCCTTTTTATTTAGAATAAAGCTATATAAAAATATAACAATGGTTTTGTTTATATTCGCACTTTCATTAATGTTTTTAACTGAATCAATTTTACAGACTTCGAAGCCACTTTACATACTCTGCTTTTTATTTCTGTTAATTTCAACAAATACCCAAAAACCAGTAATAAACGAAAACTAA
- a CDS encoding polysialyltransferase family glycosyltransferase gives MKHIFFLHSHITYFVSIAVINYKKINKQDILFVTARNYTNNTLKNLKTIDLSKEYDELNRIYINKFYSIYPYIKKFDKKLKFELKQESFTAYLPHVENKLMQLFATHKNCKAFNIIEEGGTSYAPHFMTFQFNNIWESVIKKTFNSILSVFNNRFYYVKVYDIRTFKKSEPTIFYSIDDRAFQGLPYTIKLIPSIEDISISYKIDNSYALVLEGAVEQGNLNFNTLLKGIIEIISKEKFEKIYIKYHPVQSTDNRKKIESTFKDHNIQFFIIPDEIPFEQIAISSKNLHVLGFSSSLLFYSKAFGCNVTTYENTLMEDKLFQTFRSKNNFDLNKLLN, from the coding sequence ATGAAACATATTTTTTTTTTACATAGCCACATTACCTACTTCGTATCAATCGCTGTAATTAATTATAAAAAAATAAATAAGCAAGATATTCTATTTGTAACTGCTAGAAATTATACTAATAATACATTAAAGAATTTAAAAACAATTGATTTATCAAAGGAGTATGATGAGTTGAATAGAATCTATATTAATAAATTCTATTCAATCTATCCGTACATTAAAAAATTTGATAAAAAATTAAAATTTGAATTAAAACAGGAGAGTTTCACAGCATACCTACCCCATGTCGAAAATAAATTAATGCAGTTATTTGCCACACATAAAAATTGTAAAGCTTTTAATATAATTGAAGAAGGTGGTACATCATATGCTCCACACTTTATGACATTCCAATTTAACAATATTTGGGAATCAGTTATAAAGAAAACATTTAACTCGATACTATCAGTATTTAATAACAGGTTCTATTACGTTAAAGTTTACGACATAAGAACATTTAAAAAAAGTGAACCTACAATTTTTTACAGTATAGATGATAGAGCATTTCAAGGATTGCCCTATACAATAAAATTAATACCCTCAATTGAAGATATTAGTATTTCTTACAAAATTGATAATAGCTATGCTTTAGTCTTAGAGGGTGCGGTGGAACAAGGAAATTTAAATTTTAACACATTACTAAAAGGTATTATAGAAATTATAAGTAAAGAAAAATTTGAAAAAATTTATATAAAATACCACCCAGTCCAATCTACTGATAATCGAAAAAAGATAGAATCCACTTTTAAAGATCACAATATTCAGTTTTTTATAATTCCTGATGAAATTCCATTTGAACAAATTGCAATCTCAAGTAAAAACCTACATGTTCTAGGTTTTAGTTCCAGCCTATTATTTTACTCGAAAGCTTTTGGGTGTAATGTTACAACCTATGAAAACACATTAATGGAGGATAAATTATTCCAAACATTTCGTTCTAAAAATAATTTTGATTTAAACAAGTTGTTAAATTAA
- a CDS encoding glycosyltransferase family 2 protein, with the protein MKISVCMAVYNGEKYIEEQIKSILPQLDQKDELIISDDKSTDGTISIIEKFQDNRIKIYSSNGGSIIKNFENALNNATGEIIFLSDQDDIWYPNKVRISRKYLETNDLIFSNASVFSKNKNKNKLLYKNGSKKTGFVKNFIKNNYIGATMAFNQKILTKALPFPSNIYMHDAWLASIAEIMAKTHYIDEPLIYYRRHGENASETGEKSTNTIKTKIKIRLKLGLCLLSRLL; encoded by the coding sequence ATGAAAATATCCGTTTGTATGGCCGTATATAACGGCGAAAAATATATTGAAGAACAAATAAAATCCATTCTACCACAATTGGATCAAAAAGATGAATTAATAATTTCAGATGACAAATCAACCGATGGCACAATATCCATAATAGAAAAGTTTCAAGATAATAGAATAAAAATTTATTCCTCTAACGGAGGTAGTATAATAAAAAATTTTGAAAATGCATTAAATAATGCTACAGGAGAAATAATATTTCTCTCAGATCAGGACGATATCTGGTACCCAAATAAGGTAAGAATATCTCGGAAATACTTAGAAACGAATGATCTAATTTTCTCTAATGCCAGTGTATTTTCTAAGAATAAAAATAAAAATAAATTATTGTATAAAAATGGAAGTAAAAAAACAGGCTTCGTCAAAAATTTTATAAAAAATAACTATATAGGAGCGACCATGGCTTTTAATCAAAAGATTTTAACCAAAGCACTCCCCTTTCCAAGTAACATATACATGCATGATGCATGGTTAGCTTCTATTGCTGAGATTATGGCAAAAACCCATTACATAGATGAACCGTTAATATATTACAGGAGGCATGGCGAAAACGCCTCAGAAACGGGGGAAAAAAGCACCAATACAATTAAAACTAAAATTAAAATTAGATTAAAATTAGGTTTGTGCCTTCTATCCAGACTGTTATGA